From the genome of Segatella hominis, one region includes:
- a CDS encoding ORF6N domain-containing protein produces the protein MADITEKTGNGELVTNRDQLVVVDNIESLIKVIRGQQVMLDRDLATLYGVETKRLNEQVKRNIKRFPEDFMFQLTKDECLRSQIATLNEGRGQHLKYMPYVFTENGVAMLSSVLRSDTAIEVNIRIMRAFTSMRHFLQNNAEVFQRLSTMEYHQLEMQQHLQESDKRIEEVFRRLDEGNAKPKQGVFYNGQVYDAYTFVSDLVKSAKKRIVLIDNYVDETVLTLLDKRDNNVSAIIYTQQISRQFQLDIDRHNAQYAPIDVETFRLSHDRFLCIDDDVYHIGASIKDLGKKWFGFSKMEILTPDELVERINKG, from the coding sequence ATGGCAGACATAACGGAAAAGACAGGAAACGGCGAACTGGTCACAAATCGTGACCAGTTGGTTGTTGTAGATAATATAGAGTCTCTAATAAAAGTAATTAGAGGACAGCAAGTTATGCTTGACCGTGACCTTGCCACACTTTATGGCGTTGAAACAAAGCGTCTTAATGAGCAAGTAAAACGTAATATTAAACGATTTCCTGAAGATTTCATGTTTCAATTGACCAAGGACGAATGTTTAAGGTCGCAAATTGCGACCTTAAACGAAGGACGCGGACAACATTTAAAATACATGCCTTACGTATTTACTGAAAACGGAGTCGCTATGCTTAGTAGTGTTTTACGTTCTGACACTGCGATTGAGGTGAATATTCGAATAATGCGAGCTTTCACTTCTATGCGTCACTTTCTACAAAACAATGCCGAAGTGTTTCAGCGTCTCTCGACTATGGAGTACCATCAATTGGAAATGCAACAACACTTGCAAGAATCCGACAAGCGTATAGAAGAAGTGTTTCGCAGATTGGACGAGGGCAATGCAAAGCCGAAGCAGGGTGTGTTCTACAATGGGCAAGTTTATGATGCCTACACTTTCGTGTCCGACTTGGTTAAGAGTGCAAAGAAACGTATTGTCCTTATCGACAACTATGTTGACGAGACCGTACTGACATTGCTCGATAAAAGAGATAATAACGTGTCTGCAATCATCTACACTCAGCAGATAAGCCGTCAGTTCCAACTCGACATAGACCGTCATAATGCTCAATATGCACCGATTGATGTTGAAACATTCCGTTTATCACATGACCGCTTCCTTTGTATAGACGATGATGTGTATCATATAGGAGCATCCATAAAGGACTTGGGCAAAAAGTGGTTTGGTTTCTCCAAGATGGAGATACTTACACCAGATGAATTGGTAGAAAGAATCAACAAAGGGTAA
- a CDS encoding Rpn family recombination-promoting nuclease/putative transposase, with translation MIQVEERYISLLTDFGFKRIFGTAINKDLLICFLNSLFDGKQVVKDVSYLNPEHVGDVYTDRKAIFDVYCEGENGEKFIVEMQNAYQTYFKDRSLFYSTFPIREQAPKGKDWDFKLNYVYTVALLNFDMNEEAFEKEKIRHSVQLCDTATHKVFYDKLEFIYVEIAKFNKSLEELETLYDKWLYALKNLYKLTQRPKELCDKVFDRLFEEAEIAKFTPQELREYEASKIAYRDIKNSVDTAKREGIAEGMEKGMEKKSHEIAKKMLTKGMDEATVMEITGLSAELIQKLKAEM, from the coding sequence ATGATACAGGTAGAAGAAAGATATATCAGCTTGCTGACCGACTTCGGCTTCAAGCGAATTTTTGGAACAGCAATAAACAAGGATTTGCTGATTTGTTTTCTCAACAGTTTGTTTGATGGCAAACAGGTTGTGAAGGACGTTTCGTATCTCAACCCTGAGCATGTGGGAGACGTCTACACCGACCGCAAAGCCATCTTCGACGTATACTGCGAGGGCGAAAACGGCGAGAAGTTCATCGTAGAAATGCAGAATGCCTATCAGACATATTTCAAGGACCGCTCCCTGTTCTATTCCACATTCCCTATCCGTGAACAGGCACCAAAGGGGAAGGATTGGGACTTCAAACTCAACTATGTATATACCGTTGCCCTGCTCAACTTCGACATGAACGAGGAAGCCTTCGAAAAGGAAAAAATCCGCCATAGTGTACAGTTGTGCGATACCGCCACTCATAAAGTGTTCTACGACAAGCTGGAGTTCATCTATGTAGAAATAGCCAAGTTTAACAAATCGCTGGAGGAACTGGAGACGCTTTACGACAAGTGGCTCTATGCGCTGAAGAATCTCTACAAGCTTACCCAGCGCCCTAAGGAGTTATGCGACAAGGTCTTCGACCGCCTCTTTGAGGAAGCCGAGATTGCCAAGTTTACTCCGCAGGAATTGAGGGAGTACGAAGCCAGTAAGATAGCGTATCGCGACATCAAGAATTCCGTAGACACCGCCAAGCGTGAAGGTATTGCTGAAGGAATGGAAAAAGGAATGGAAAAGAAAAGCCATGAGATTGCCAAGAAGATGCTGACAAAGGGCATGGATGAAGCGACTGTGATGGAAATAACGGGGCTGTCGGCAGAACTGATACAGAAGCTGAAAGCGGAGATGTAG
- a CDS encoding DUF5723 family protein: protein MMNKIYKHVLVASLLMMGGTAMAQTLNSAYFTDDYKFRHDMNPAFENKQNYITIPALGNINVNLQGNFGYKDVVTFPIGQLHFLTARQFSTPKYLMIFP, encoded by the coding sequence ATGATGAATAAAATATATAAGCATGTCTTGGTTGCCTCTCTGCTCATGATGGGTGGCACCGCAATGGCTCAGACGCTCAATTCCGCTTACTTTACTGACGACTACAAGTTCCGTCACGATATGAACCCGGCTTTTGAGAACAAGCAGAACTATATTACCATCCCAGCTTTGGGTAATATCAATGTCAACCTGCAGGGCAACTTCGGTTACAAGGATGTTGTGACTTTTCCCATCGGTCAGCTCCATTTTCTCACCGCACGGCAATTCTCTACTCCAAAGTATCTGATGATATTTCCTTAG
- a CDS encoding SprT-like domain-containing protein, whose translation MIVTVEWMEKWFRFFDDEYFGGKLPTPELGVTRAKTRLGQMAYKRATRWGRTKLYDFKISMSTYYDMTEKQAKSVLLHEMIHYIIGYTGLKDTSSHGLVFRGMMDKLNRTYGWDIRVMTSTKGWKVNEQVVKKKKAQGPQTYLILAIEMQDGKHFLSRVNPGFARRIEGQLVKLREVKSHCWYTTQENYFEDYPQVRSLRGRRISKADFDRLLNVLTPFHF comes from the coding sequence ATGATTGTAACTGTTGAATGGATGGAAAAATGGTTCAGGTTCTTCGACGACGAGTACTTCGGAGGAAAGTTGCCTACACCTGAATTGGGGGTTACCCGGGCCAAGACCAGGCTCGGGCAGATGGCGTATAAGAGAGCTACCCGATGGGGGCGTACGAAACTTTATGATTTTAAAATTTCTATGTCCACCTATTACGATATGACAGAGAAGCAGGCCAAGAGTGTGCTCCTCCACGAGATGATACATTATATTATTGGTTACACTGGACTGAAGGATACGTCTTCGCATGGGCTTGTCTTTCGAGGGATGATGGATAAACTGAACCGCACCTATGGCTGGGATATCCGGGTGATGACTTCTACCAAGGGATGGAAGGTGAACGAACAGGTGGTTAAAAAGAAAAAGGCACAGGGTCCGCAGACCTATCTGATCTTAGCGATAGAAATGCAGGATGGCAAGCATTTTCTCTCACGGGTCAATCCCGGTTTTGCCCGTCGTATCGAAGGTCAGTTGGTGAAACTTCGGGAGGTGAAATCGCATTGTTGGTACACCACCCAGGAAAACTACTTTGAGGATTATCCGCAGGTGCGCAGTCTCCGTGGTCGTCGCATTTCAAAAGCCGATTTCGATCGTCTGCTGAATGTCTTGACTCCTTTTCATTTCTGA
- the potA gene encoding polyamine ABC transporter ATP-binding protein, producing the protein MNKTAQYIIDIQNVSKRFGEKTALHDINLFVRKGEFMTILGPSGCGKTTLLRLLAGFETATEGIITISGNDITNLPPYKRNVNTVFQKYALFPHLNVYDNIAFGLKLKNTPKEEIMPKVKRALKMVNMSDYEYRDVNSLSGGQQQRIAIARAIVNEPEVLLLDEPLAALDLKMRKDMQLELKEMHERLGITFVYVTHDQEEALTLSDTIVVMSEGEIQQIGTPTDIYNEPANAFVADFIGESNILCGTMIHDCLVKVAGSEIPCVDKGFGCNQEVDVVIRPEDIEVSTDTAHAQFVGKITSSIFKGVHYEMLVESDKGCEFLIQNYKHFEVGQTIGMNVIPDNIHIMKKERTTNTFEAKVNGDGTIEFLGCEYQIEIPEEKKNQIHTDEDGKEVIPVNIDFDKIELFDNEGEGTFTGDISFILYKGDHYHLTIDTDWGEKLYVDTQDVWDLGDHVAITIPQENIRFQ; encoded by the coding sequence ATGAATAAAACTGCACAGTATATCATTGACATCCAGAATGTGTCAAAAAGATTTGGGGAGAAAACAGCCCTACATGACATCAACCTCTTTGTGAGAAAGGGTGAATTCATGACCATACTCGGTCCTTCGGGTTGTGGTAAAACTACCCTATTGAGACTCTTGGCGGGTTTTGAAACTGCCACAGAGGGTATTATTACCATTAGCGGTAATGACATTACCAATCTACCACCTTACAAGCGCAATGTGAACACGGTATTTCAGAAATATGCCCTGTTCCCTCACCTGAATGTATATGACAACATCGCCTTCGGACTGAAACTGAAGAATACACCGAAGGAGGAAATCATGCCAAAGGTGAAACGCGCCCTCAAGATGGTGAACATGAGCGACTATGAATACCGTGACGTCAACTCGCTTTCGGGTGGACAGCAGCAGCGTATCGCCATCGCAAGAGCCATTGTCAACGAACCGGAAGTCTTGCTGCTTGACGAACCATTGGCTGCACTCGACCTGAAAATGAGAAAGGACATGCAGTTGGAGTTGAAGGAGATGCACGAACGGTTGGGCATCACCTTCGTCTATGTGACCCACGACCAGGAGGAGGCGCTGACCCTGAGCGACACCATCGTGGTGATGAGCGAGGGAGAAATACAGCAGATAGGCACCCCTACTGACATCTACAACGAACCGGCAAATGCCTTCGTGGCCGACTTTATCGGTGAAAGCAATATCCTTTGCGGAACGATGATACACGACTGTCTGGTAAAGGTAGCCGGATCAGAAATACCTTGTGTGGATAAGGGATTCGGATGCAACCAGGAGGTAGATGTCGTAATCCGTCCGGAAGACATCGAAGTGAGCACCGATACAGCACATGCCCAGTTTGTGGGCAAGATTACCTCTTCCATCTTCAAGGGTGTACACTACGAAATGTTAGTTGAGAGTGACAAGGGATGCGAATTCCTTATCCAAAACTACAAGCATTTCGAGGTAGGACAGACCATCGGTATGAACGTGATTCCCGACAATATCCACATCATGAAGAAGGAGCGCACCACGAATACCTTCGAGGCAAAGGTAAACGGTGACGGCACCATCGAGTTCTTAGGCTGCGAATATCAGATAGAGATTCCGGAAGAGAAGAAGAATCAGATTCATACGGATGAAGACGGCAAGGAAGTCATCCCAGTAAACATCGATTTCGACAAAATAGAACTCTTCGACAACGAGGGTGAGGGAACCTTTACGGGCGACATCAGCTTCATCCTCTACAAGGGCGACCACTATCATCTCACCATCGACACAGACTGGGGCGAGAAGCTCTATGTAGATACGCAGGATGTATGGGATTTGGGAGACCACGTGGCCATCACCATTCCGCAGGAAAACATCCGATTCCAGTAA
- a CDS encoding ABC transporter permease — protein sequence MKLIKFISSRQSWSIPYIIFATIFVVLPLILIVFFAFTDEYGNITLYNFQKFLAHPEAINTFVYSIGIAFLNTLLCILLGYPAAYILTQTKMKYASTIVMLFILPMWVNILVRTLATVALFDFADLPLGEGALLFGMVYNFIPFMIYPIYNTLQKMDRSYIEAAEDLGASPWQQFFKVILPLSMPGVASGILMVFMPTISTFAISELLTMNNIKLFGTTIQENINNSMWNYGAALSLIMLFLIGASTLIAGDNGKQEGGIR from the coding sequence TTGAAACTCATTAAGTTTATCTCTTCGCGACAAAGTTGGTCGATTCCATACATCATATTCGCGACTATTTTCGTGGTATTGCCTTTGATACTCATCGTGTTTTTCGCATTCACCGATGAGTACGGCAACATCACACTCTATAATTTCCAAAAGTTCTTAGCCCATCCAGAGGCTATCAACACCTTCGTGTATTCGATAGGCATTGCATTCCTGAACACCCTGCTGTGCATCCTGTTAGGTTATCCGGCAGCCTATATCCTGACACAGACCAAGATGAAGTATGCCAGCACCATCGTGATGCTCTTCATCCTGCCGATGTGGGTGAACATCCTGGTACGTACCCTTGCCACCGTGGCACTTTTCGACTTTGCTGACCTGCCATTAGGTGAAGGTGCACTGCTATTCGGTATGGTATATAACTTCATCCCGTTTATGATCTATCCGATTTACAACACCTTGCAGAAAATGGATCGCAGTTATATAGAGGCTGCCGAAGACTTGGGTGCATCGCCATGGCAGCAGTTCTTCAAAGTGATCCTGCCCCTCTCCATGCCGGGAGTGGCAAGTGGCATTCTGATGGTATTCATGCCTACCATCTCCACCTTTGCCATCTCCGAACTGCTGACGATGAACAACATCAAACTCTTCGGAACCACCATTCAGGAGAACATCAACAACTCCATGTGGAACTATGGTGCAGCCCTTTCGCTCATCATGCTCTTCCTGATAGGAGCCTCAACCCTCATAGCCGGTGACAACGGCAAACAGGAAGGAGGTATCAGATGA
- a CDS encoding ABC transporter permease, which translates to MMKNIFCQGYLWLLLLLLYSPIFIIVIFSFTEAKVMGNWTGFSLQLYKNLFVEGTHHSLTAALINTVTIALITATVSTLFGTLTAIGIHNLRNRKARLAITFVNNIPILNGDIIIGISLFLLFITLGIPQGYTTVVLSHITFCLPYVILSVMPRLKQMNPNLYEAALDLGASPIQALRKVIIPEILPGMISGFMLAFTMSIDDFAVTIFTIGNEGLETLSTFIYADARKGGLTPELRPLSTIIFVLVLVMLVIINRRSDKNKKK; encoded by the coding sequence ATGATGAAGAACATCTTCTGTCAGGGTTATCTGTGGCTGCTCCTGCTGCTTCTCTATTCCCCTATCTTCATCATCGTCATCTTCTCCTTTACCGAGGCAAAGGTGATGGGCAACTGGACGGGGTTCTCTCTGCAACTCTACAAGAATCTCTTCGTAGAGGGAACCCACCATTCGCTGACGGCAGCACTGATCAATACGGTGACCATCGCACTGATAACCGCCACTGTCTCTACCCTCTTCGGTACGCTGACCGCCATCGGCATCCACAACCTGCGCAACAGGAAAGCACGGTTGGCGATTACATTCGTCAACAATATCCCGATACTCAACGGCGACATCATCATCGGTATCTCGCTCTTCCTGCTCTTCATCACGTTGGGCATTCCGCAGGGCTATACCACGGTGGTACTCTCGCATATCACCTTCTGTTTGCCTTACGTCATCCTGAGCGTCATGCCACGACTGAAGCAGATGAATCCCAACCTCTATGAGGCAGCACTCGACTTAGGAGCTTCACCGATACAGGCGCTCCGCAAGGTCATCATTCCAGAGATACTGCCCGGTATGATTTCCGGTTTTATGCTCGCCTTCACGATGAGTATCGATGACTTCGCCGTCACCATCTTCACCATCGGAAATGAGGGACTGGAGACCCTTTCCACCTTTATCTATGCCGATGCGCGCAAGGGTGGACTTACGCCGGAACTCCGTCCGCTATCCACCATCATCTTTGTGCTGGTGCTGGTCATGCTCGTTATCATCAACCGTCGTTCTGACAAAAATAAGAAGAAATAA
- a CDS encoding ABC transporter substrate-binding protein: protein MKNKILFVLTLLMILPLSSCYNKENREEILKVYNWADYIDEDVLANFPAWYKQQTGKNIRIIYQTFDINEVMLTKIERGHEDYDVVCPSEYIIERMLRKDLLLPIDTAFGKTPNYLKNVSPYIVEQIDATSNSQRIAHHYAVPYMWGTCGILYNKVHVPLKDAQTWGTLWNRKYRGRLLMKDSYRDSYGTALIWAHRKDLKAGKVTVPELMNDYSPNAVATVEKNLKALKPNIEGWEADFGKETMTKGKAYLNMTWSGDAVWAIEEAKNVGVELGYEVPKEGSNVWFDGWVIPKYAKNPKAAAYFINYLCQQDVALANMETTGYVSSVAGKKILDAMSDQETYPEQVNLAYFFGEAGRKAHLNPIMYPDSSVVARCAMIHDAGDHTPEVLDMWSKVKGDNLGGGIVIFLLAIVAAITIFVAIKKIEHYKHRRLSRKHHRRHVIKVKK from the coding sequence ATGAAGAATAAGATATTATTTGTCCTAACCCTGCTGATGATCCTGCCGCTCTCTTCCTGCTACAACAAGGAGAACCGGGAGGAGATACTGAAGGTTTACAACTGGGCTGACTACATTGACGAAGATGTATTAGCCAACTTCCCTGCCTGGTATAAGCAGCAGACCGGCAAGAACATCCGCATCATCTACCAGACTTTCGACATCAATGAGGTGATGCTGACCAAGATAGAACGTGGACATGAGGACTACGATGTGGTCTGCCCGTCGGAATACATCATCGAGCGAATGCTGCGTAAAGACCTACTGCTGCCCATAGACACCGCATTTGGCAAGACCCCCAACTATCTAAAAAATGTTTCTCCATACATCGTGGAGCAGATAGATGCTACAAGCAATAGTCAGCGTATCGCCCACCACTACGCCGTGCCTTATATGTGGGGAACCTGTGGTATATTATATAATAAGGTACATGTACCTCTGAAAGATGCACAGACATGGGGCACGCTATGGAACCGGAAATACCGTGGAAGACTGCTGATGAAAGACTCCTACCGCGACTCATACGGTACAGCACTCATCTGGGCACACCGCAAGGACCTGAAAGCCGGGAAAGTTACGGTTCCAGAACTGATGAATGACTATTCACCCAACGCCGTGGCTACGGTAGAGAAAAATCTCAAAGCACTCAAACCGAACATCGAAGGATGGGAAGCTGACTTCGGAAAGGAGACCATGACCAAGGGAAAGGCTTACCTCAACATGACCTGGAGCGGCGATGCCGTATGGGCTATTGAGGAGGCGAAGAATGTGGGCGTGGAATTAGGATATGAAGTGCCAAAGGAAGGAAGCAACGTATGGTTTGACGGTTGGGTAATCCCTAAATACGCCAAAAATCCAAAGGCTGCCGCCTACTTCATCAACTATCTCTGTCAGCAGGACGTGGCACTTGCCAACATGGAAACCACGGGTTATGTGAGCAGTGTGGCAGGCAAGAAGATACTGGATGCCATGAGCGATCAGGAGACCTATCCGGAGCAGGTGAACTTAGCTTACTTCTTCGGGGAGGCTGGCAGGAAAGCCCATCTCAACCCTATCATGTACCCAGACAGCAGTGTGGTGGCAAGATGTGCCATGATTCATGATGCAGGCGACCATACTCCTGAAGTGCTCGATATGTGGTCGAAGGTTAAGGGCGACAACCTCGGTGGCGGAATCGTCATCTTCTTATTGGCTATCGTGGCTGCCATCACCATCTTTGTGGCGATTAAGAAAATTGAGCATTATAAACATCGCCGACTGTCGAGAAAACATCACAGGAGACACGTGATAAAGGTAAAAAAGTAA
- a CDS encoding ATP-dependent DNA helicase, whose product MVKEELKYQILQQFGFQPTSEQAHALEVFAQFLTDTTPHCAMILRGSAGTGKTSLSGAIVRTLQAIRQKVMLLAPTGRAAKVFSLNSGCPAYTIHRRIYREKSFAGVDGKFNLNDNLYTDTLFMVDEASMVSNLGLGDGNFGSGFLLDDLVHFVYQGRNDRLMVIGDKAQLPPVGEEESPALQAMMLEGYGLKVYECDLNEVLRQSQESGILYNATVIRQMITHDDITQLPLIRFQGFADIVMMPGNELVESLANSYYQVGQDETMVITRSNKRANIYNNGIRNMVLDREEELSGGDMLMIVKNNYYWTENERKQMKASGDTTEVRKELQSIPSFLANGDRAKVLRVRRHLDLYGFHFATLLLQFPDYDNYEISVTALLDTLQSEASALTREQQEQLFRGVEEDYQDIPLKADRMKAIREDQYFNAVQVKYAYAITCHKAQGGQWEHVYVDQGYMTDDMLTPDYIHWLYTAFTRAKSKLFLVNWPKTQTQA is encoded by the coding sequence ATGGTCAAAGAAGAGTTAAAATATCAGATATTACAACAATTTGGGTTTCAGCCTACTTCTGAACAGGCGCATGCCCTGGAGGTTTTTGCTCAATTCCTCACAGATACGACCCCTCATTGTGCGATGATTCTGCGGGGTTCTGCGGGTACGGGTAAGACTTCCCTCTCGGGTGCCATCGTACGTACCTTGCAGGCTATCCGTCAGAAGGTCATGCTTTTAGCTCCTACGGGTAGGGCGGCTAAGGTTTTTTCGCTCAACAGCGGTTGCCCTGCCTATACCATCCACCGCCGTATCTACCGTGAGAAATCTTTTGCCGGTGTGGATGGGAAATTCAATCTGAATGATAATCTCTATACCGACACCTTGTTTATGGTGGATGAGGCTTCCATGGTTTCTAATCTCGGATTGGGCGATGGTAATTTCGGAAGTGGCTTTTTGCTGGACGACCTGGTGCATTTTGTTTATCAGGGACGCAACGACCGTCTGATGGTCATTGGCGACAAGGCTCAGTTGCCGCCGGTGGGGGAGGAGGAATCTCCTGCTCTTCAGGCGATGATGCTGGAGGGCTATGGACTGAAAGTGTACGAGTGCGACCTCAATGAGGTGCTCCGCCAGAGTCAGGAGTCCGGTATCTTGTATAATGCTACGGTCATTCGCCAGATGATTACCCATGATGATATCACCCAGTTGCCTCTCATCCGCTTCCAGGGCTTTGCCGACATTGTGATGATGCCGGGCAATGAACTCGTGGAGAGTCTTGCCAACAGTTATTACCAGGTAGGACAGGATGAGACGATGGTGATTACGCGCAGCAACAAGAGGGCGAATATCTATAATAATGGTATCCGCAATATGGTACTCGACCGGGAGGAAGAACTCTCCGGTGGTGATATGCTCATGATTGTGAAGAACAATTATTATTGGACAGAGAATGAGCGGAAGCAGATGAAGGCTTCGGGCGATACGACTGAAGTGAGAAAGGAACTGCAGTCGATTCCTTCTTTCTTAGCGAATGGTGACCGGGCGAAAGTATTGAGGGTGCGTCGCCACCTGGATCTTTATGGTTTTCATTTTGCCACACTTTTGCTCCAGTTTCCCGACTATGATAATTATGAAATCAGCGTAACGGCTCTGCTGGATACCTTGCAGAGTGAGGCTTCAGCCCTTACCCGTGAGCAACAGGAACAGCTTTTCCGTGGGGTAGAGGAAGATTATCAGGATATTCCGCTGAAGGCAGACCGCATGAAGGCCATCCGGGAAGACCAGTACTTCAATGCCGTGCAGGTGAAGTATGCCTATGCCATCACTTGCCACAAGGCACAGGGTGGACAGTGGGAACATGTCTATGTAGATCAGGGATATATGACGGATGATATGTTGACACCTGATTATATCCATTGGCTTTATACCGCCTTTACCCGTGCCAAGAGTAAACTCTTCTTAGTGAATTGGCCTAAAACACAGACGCAAGCCTGA
- a CDS encoding DUF3822 family protein — protein MQVTGNNKNWQQARLTIRVSNNTLSFSVVDREAEHQVIYEPYTVKSGVSMAANLRQAFKESDLLQRGYSKVRVYIDTPVLIVPVEDFKEENLTILYQHAFTKHDSDALHYRVQPSLNVVAIFPINKDLKLVVEDNFSNVRFTPILQPVWNYLHQRSFAGIRRKLFAYFHDKKVDIFSFEKNRFKFFNSFEAPHPKDAIYFMMYIWKQLGMDQQQDELHLVGDIPDKEWLLYNTKLYIRKVNVLNPCAEFNRAPITEIKGMPFDLLTLYLSK, from the coding sequence ATGCAGGTAACTGGTAACAACAAGAATTGGCAACAAGCCCGACTCACTATCCGCGTGAGCAACAATACACTCAGCTTTTCCGTCGTGGACAGAGAAGCCGAGCATCAAGTGATATACGAACCTTACACGGTGAAAAGTGGAGTCTCCATGGCGGCAAACCTGCGCCAGGCTTTCAAGGAGAGCGACTTGCTGCAACGAGGATACTCGAAGGTAAGAGTGTATATAGATACCCCTGTACTCATCGTACCGGTAGAAGATTTTAAGGAGGAAAACCTCACCATCCTCTACCAGCATGCTTTCACGAAGCACGACAGTGATGCCCTTCACTACCGGGTGCAACCATCACTGAATGTTGTGGCCATCTTCCCTATCAACAAGGATTTGAAGTTGGTGGTAGAAGACAATTTCAGCAACGTGCGCTTCACCCCTATCCTGCAACCCGTATGGAACTACCTTCACCAGCGCAGTTTCGCAGGAATCAGACGCAAGTTGTTTGCCTATTTCCATGACAAAAAAGTGGATATCTTCAGTTTTGAAAAGAACCGTTTCAAGTTCTTCAATTCATTCGAAGCACCCCACCCAAAGGATGCCATCTACTTCATGATGTATATATGGAAGCAGTTGGGAATGGACCAGCAGCAGGACGAGCTGCATCTCGTAGGTGATATTCCAGACAAAGAATGGCTTCTCTACAACACCAAACTCTATATCAGGAAAGTGAATGTACTGAATCCTTGTGCAGAGTTCAACCGTGCCCCCATCACAGAGATAAAAGGCATGCCATTCGACCTGTTGACTCTATACTTGAGCAAATAA
- the rsmD gene encoding 16S rRNA (guanine(966)-N(2))-methyltransferase RsmD, giving the protein MRIITGQYKGRHFDIPRTFKARPTTDFAKENIFNVLQGYIDFEDATALDLFAGTGSISLELVSRGCKQVVSVEADRDHANFIRQCFKKLNEDRDILVRGDVFRFLKSCHQKFDFIFADPPYALEDLAKIPDLVLNGELLNEDGIFVFEHGKNHDFSAHPRFLEHRSYGSVNFSLFR; this is encoded by the coding sequence ATGAGAATTATTACAGGACAATATAAGGGACGCCATTTTGACATTCCCCGTACATTCAAGGCGCGCCCTACCACAGACTTCGCCAAGGAGAACATCTTCAATGTGCTCCAGGGTTACATTGACTTTGAAGATGCCACTGCCCTCGACCTTTTCGCAGGAACAGGAAGCATCTCCTTGGAACTCGTATCGCGCGGTTGCAAGCAAGTGGTAAGCGTAGAAGCCGACCGTGATCATGCCAATTTCATCCGCCAATGTTTCAAGAAACTCAATGAAGACAGAGACATCCTGGTACGTGGCGATGTGTTCCGCTTCCTGAAATCCTGCCACCAGAAGTTCGACTTCATCTTTGCCGATCCTCCTTATGCTTTGGAAGACCTGGCAAAGATTCCAGACTTAGTATTAAACGGCGAGCTGCTCAACGAGGACGGCATCTTCGTTTTCGAGCATGGCAAGAACCATGACTTTTCCGCCCATCCGAGATTTTTAGAGCACAGAAGTTACGGCAGCGTCAACTTCTCCCTCTTCAGATAG